The following are from one region of the Erwinia billingiae Eb661 genome:
- a CDS encoding oxygenase MpaB family protein, whose translation MPSFRDRIQQQVFRLNGLAMNEFDLSTPAGDPGLYGPDSVIWRVHGDFSSMLCGGISALLMQMLHPLALAGVWDHSTFRSDMMGRLRRTSQFIAVTTFGNTVDAQTLIERVRRIHLQVTGVDAQGVEYAASDPRLLTWVHVAETSRFLASHVRYKNPQLSLAEQDRYYAEAAVVAEALGAEQVPKSVEDVEAYLLAMQPQLRCDERTREVLSILMNAPAPSWQARPAMKAMLMAGIELLPEWAQQQFGFRFSPLRRRLIRLRINLLAKALRWSIRRGAYQRAMQRMGREV comes from the coding sequence ATGCCTTCGTTTCGCGACAGAATTCAGCAACAGGTCTTTCGATTAAATGGGCTGGCAATGAACGAATTCGACCTCTCAACGCCTGCGGGCGATCCGGGCTTATATGGCCCTGACAGCGTGATCTGGCGGGTACACGGTGATTTTTCCTCCATGCTGTGCGGCGGCATATCGGCGCTGCTGATGCAGATGCTGCATCCGCTGGCGCTGGCCGGCGTGTGGGATCACTCGACTTTCCGTTCGGATATGATGGGAAGACTGCGGCGGACCAGCCAGTTTATCGCCGTCACCACCTTTGGTAACACGGTGGATGCCCAGACGCTGATTGAGCGGGTCAGGCGCATCCATTTGCAGGTTACCGGCGTCGATGCGCAGGGTGTTGAATACGCCGCCAGCGATCCCCGTTTACTGACCTGGGTGCATGTGGCCGAAACCAGCCGTTTCCTGGCCTCGCACGTACGTTATAAAAACCCGCAGCTCAGTCTGGCCGAGCAGGACCGCTATTACGCCGAAGCCGCCGTGGTCGCCGAAGCGCTGGGCGCTGAGCAGGTGCCGAAATCGGTTGAGGACGTGGAGGCCTATCTGCTGGCGATGCAGCCCCAGCTGCGCTGCGACGAACGCACCCGCGAAGTATTGTCGATACTGATGAATGCGCCGGCACCGAGCTGGCAGGCACGTCCGGCGATGAAGGCAATGCTGATGGCCGGCATAGAGCTGCTGCCAGAATGGGCGCAGCAGCAGTTCGGCTTTCGCTTTTCCCCGTTGCGCCGCCGCCTGATCCGCCTGCGTATCAACCTGCTGGCAAAAGCCCTGCGCTGGTCCATCCGCCGGGGTGCCTATCAACGCGCAATGCAGCGGATGGGCAGGGAGGTTTAG
- a CDS encoding methyl-accepting chemotaxis protein — MLKTTQARFTLLIVGFFALLLLITVVVIKMFVAPQLTTNESRLVRYEVETIGARITEMMNRIQAQQRSITESAAVLDSAAIDTVLPALVNQYQDVNVFGGGIWPLPKMRDAAKDKFSTFFARDSSNTLQVNTFWNSAEAPNYYEQSWYKDGLAAAKGQCAWAKAYQDAASPQPRTNCAMGIYRNGAAWGVATIDVTLGFFNHLAKEMGDAVQGQVLIVEADGKVVGDASLIDSTPKLRNLSELTTPMAASLRTALTSAGSEASQSTYDGEDGNHTLFVQQISGSPWFIASDVPTALLSKQTNSILTRLGLVQIPLAILLLLVLLGFIRTMMKRLSGLNDNILALSTGGADLTQRLPNSSSPEFNAVAQSFNNFIEYLQGLIRQVGESAMAITSASKEIASGNLDLSARTEEQSSSIVQTAASMEELTGTVRQNADNATHANQLAGDASRVAARGSNVVKQVVVTMGEINTSSRKVVDIISVIDSIAFQTNILALNAAVEAARAGEQGRGFAVVASEVRNLAQRSANSAREIKKLIEESVANIDQGSQLVQEAGSTMDELMNGVSSVTTLMSEIMSASREQSMGIDQVNTAITQLDSTTQQNASLVEQVSAAAQAMEEQSVQLELVVSSFKL; from the coding sequence ATGTTGAAAACAACCCAGGCCAGATTTACCCTCCTGATCGTCGGCTTTTTTGCGTTACTGCTGTTGATCACGGTAGTGGTGATTAAAATGTTTGTTGCGCCCCAGCTCACGACCAATGAGAGTCGTCTGGTGCGTTATGAAGTGGAAACGATCGGTGCACGCATTACTGAAATGATGAACCGTATCCAGGCGCAACAGCGCAGCATCACGGAATCCGCTGCGGTGCTCGACAGCGCGGCTATCGACACCGTGTTACCGGCGTTAGTGAACCAGTATCAGGACGTTAACGTGTTTGGCGGCGGCATCTGGCCACTGCCAAAAATGCGTGATGCGGCGAAAGATAAGTTCAGTACGTTTTTTGCCCGTGACAGCAGCAACACCCTGCAGGTCAACACCTTCTGGAACTCCGCCGAAGCGCCAAATTACTATGAGCAGTCGTGGTATAAAGACGGCCTGGCGGCGGCCAAAGGCCAGTGTGCCTGGGCGAAAGCCTATCAGGATGCGGCCAGCCCTCAACCCCGTACCAACTGCGCGATGGGCATCTATCGCAACGGCGCAGCCTGGGGCGTTGCCACCATCGACGTGACGCTGGGCTTCTTCAACCATCTGGCGAAAGAGATGGGCGATGCGGTGCAGGGCCAGGTGCTGATTGTCGAAGCTGACGGCAAGGTCGTTGGCGATGCCAGCCTGATCGACAGCACGCCAAAACTGCGTAACCTCAGTGAGCTGACCACGCCAATGGCGGCATCCCTGCGCACCGCGCTGACATCGGCCGGCAGCGAAGCGTCGCAGAGCACCTATGACGGTGAAGACGGCAACCATACGCTGTTTGTGCAGCAGATCAGCGGCAGCCCGTGGTTTATCGCCAGCGACGTCCCGACGGCGTTACTGTCCAAACAGACCAACTCGATCCTGACCCGTCTGGGCCTGGTGCAAATCCCGTTAGCGATCCTGCTGTTGCTGGTGCTGCTGGGCTTTATCCGTACCATGATGAAACGTCTGTCCGGCCTGAATGACAACATTCTGGCGCTGTCGACCGGCGGTGCGGATTTGACGCAGCGTCTGCCAAACAGCAGTAGCCCGGAATTCAATGCGGTTGCCCAGAGCTTCAACAACTTTATTGAATACCTGCAGGGGCTGATCCGGCAGGTGGGTGAGAGCGCGATGGCGATCACTTCGGCGTCGAAAGAGATTGCCAGCGGCAACCTCGATCTGTCCGCCAGGACCGAAGAGCAGTCCAGCTCGATCGTGCAGACGGCGGCTTCGATGGAAGAGTTAACCGGCACCGTGCGTCAGAACGCCGATAACGCCACCCATGCTAACCAGCTGGCGGGCGATGCGTCTCGCGTTGCCGCGCGCGGTTCCAACGTGGTGAAACAGGTGGTGGTCACCATGGGCGAGATCAACACCTCTTCCCGTAAGGTGGTCGATATCATCAGCGTGATCGACAGCATCGCTTTCCAGACCAACATTCTGGCACTGAACGCGGCGGTCGAAGCGGCGCGTGCCGGTGAGCAGGGCCGTGGATTTGCGGTGGTCGCCTCCGAAGTGCGTAATCTGGCCCAGCGTTCAGCGAACTCTGCCCGTGAGATTAAGAAACTGATTGAAGAATCGGTGGCGAATATCGATCAGGGAAGTCAGCTGGTGCAGGAAGCCGGCAGCACCATGGATGAGCTGATGAACGGTGTCAGCAGCGTCACCACCTTAATGTCAGAAATCATGTCTGCCAGCCGCGAGCAGAGTATGGGTATTGACCAGGTGAACACCGCCATCACCCAACTGGACAGCACTACCCAGCAGAACGCCTCGCTGGTTGAGCAGGTTTCCGCCGCCGCCCAGGCGATGGAAGAGCAAAGCGTTCAGCTGGAATTAGTGGTCAGCAGCTTCAAGTTATAA
- a CDS encoding suppressor of fused domain protein gives MTQSYRIAEVHNQQQTLIARVEQDERTAYFYLWPAEGFRSQFAVRGCWLRNLLPAPASEDLASMEQGIPPLLSAEYCRTLQAEPMLDPAGLQIIWEPADDGAALWYQGQLLAVIPGWSLYQNKQVSFSAGCIKENRLTAPLGSASTNDYYAQAEKHRHFWRDWHDGHLWDPMQREMIACYEAQYGESLKYYSIDQGNWPPMAISQHYHQGSWYFLTLGMSIRPMPWVDFLFEDLAGQHRRVELAMAIDAEVMTEENAVQMASALASFAHFPWARLSWLGEGHTLESSVAPVGFEGFLISGELSGEAGQFKLPKRDGEKVNLLWTTPVTTAERELAEAEESGGNQLVERLRQEGCNHVFRPRPQVVDSQN, from the coding sequence ATGACACAGTCGTACCGGATTGCTGAAGTCCACAATCAGCAACAAACGCTGATCGCCAGGGTTGAACAGGATGAGCGTACCGCCTATTTCTATCTGTGGCCTGCCGAAGGGTTCCGCAGCCAGTTTGCGGTGCGCGGCTGCTGGTTGCGCAACCTGTTGCCTGCCCCTGCCAGCGAAGACCTCGCGTCGATGGAGCAGGGGATCCCGCCGTTACTTAGCGCTGAATACTGCCGCACCTTGCAGGCCGAACCGATGCTCGATCCTGCCGGGTTACAGATTATCTGGGAGCCAGCCGATGACGGCGCGGCGCTGTGGTATCAGGGGCAATTACTGGCGGTGATCCCTGGCTGGAGCCTCTATCAAAACAAGCAGGTTAGCTTCTCTGCCGGCTGCATAAAAGAGAACCGGCTGACCGCGCCGTTAGGTTCGGCCTCCACCAACGATTACTACGCTCAGGCTGAAAAGCACCGCCATTTCTGGCGTGACTGGCATGACGGTCATCTGTGGGACCCGATGCAGCGCGAAATGATCGCCTGCTACGAAGCGCAGTACGGGGAATCCCTCAAGTACTACTCCATCGACCAGGGAAACTGGCCGCCGATGGCGATCTCACAACATTATCATCAGGGCAGTTGGTATTTCCTGACCCTGGGGATGAGCATCCGCCCGATGCCGTGGGTTGATTTTCTGTTTGAGGATCTGGCCGGGCAACACCGCCGCGTTGAGCTGGCGATGGCCATCGATGCTGAGGTCATGACCGAAGAAAACGCGGTACAGATGGCCAGCGCACTGGCCAGCTTCGCGCATTTCCCCTGGGCGCGTCTCAGCTGGTTGGGCGAAGGCCATACGCTGGAATCGTCGGTGGCACCGGTCGGCTTTGAAGGCTTCCTGATCTCAGGTGAACTGAGCGGCGAAGCAGGGCAGTTCAAATTGCCGAAACGCGACGGCGAGAAGGTCAACCTGCTGTGGACCACGCCGGTCACCACCGCTGAACGTGAACTGGCCGAAGCGGAAGAGAGCGGCGGCAACCAGCTGGTGGAAAGATTGCGTCAGGAAGGCTGTAACCACGTTTTCCGCCCCCGTCCGCAGGTGGTTGATTCACAGAATTAA
- the idi gene encoding isopentenyl-diphosphate Delta-isomerase: MSAIEVILVDRHDRPIGRMEKLEVHQKGLLHRAVTVYVFNSRHQLLLQQRATGKYHCGGLWSNTTCGHPFPQESTQHAAERRLREEMGMRLSLDPAFELSYNLPMGNGLTEHEYGHVFFAFSDEPPQPNPEEAGGWRYASLNEIEQEMQRYPERFTPWFLHTFARIPPAFKQFTAQQLAG, translated from the coding sequence ATGTCTGCAATCGAAGTTATCCTGGTTGATCGTCACGATCGTCCCATCGGCAGGATGGAAAAGCTGGAGGTTCATCAGAAAGGTTTACTGCATCGCGCGGTAACCGTTTACGTGTTCAACTCCCGCCACCAACTGTTGCTGCAGCAGCGCGCCACGGGTAAATATCATTGCGGTGGCTTGTGGAGTAACACCACCTGCGGTCACCCGTTCCCCCAGGAATCAACGCAACATGCCGCAGAGCGCCGTCTGCGTGAAGAGATGGGCATGCGTCTGTCGCTGGATCCGGCGTTCGAGCTAAGCTACAACCTGCCGATGGGCAACGGCTTAACCGAACACGAATACGGCCACGTCTTTTTTGCCTTTAGCGATGAGCCGCCGCAGCCCAACCCGGAAGAAGCGGGAGGCTGGCGCTATGCTTCACTGAATGAAATCGAGCAGGAGATGCAACGTTACCCGGAACGCTTTACGCCGTGGTTCCTGCACACCTTTGCCCGCATTCCCCCGGCGTTTAAGCAGTTCACCGCGCAACAGCTTGCGGGCTGA